A portion of the Mesobacillus jeotgali genome contains these proteins:
- the cccB gene encoding cytochrome c551, with product MKKKLLALLMGTSLALAACGGGGGGDEAGGDKAGADPEKLFNQKCSSCHGGNLEGGVGPKLSDVGSRLSQDEIESVIANGQGSMPPKLLEGDDASAVAEWLANKK from the coding sequence TTGAAGAAGAAATTATTAGCTCTATTAATGGGAACCTCCTTGGCACTGGCAGCTTGCGGCGGTGGCGGCGGCGGTGACGAAGCTGGCGGAGACAAAGCCGGTGCAGATCCAGAAAAGCTTTTCAATCAGAAATGCTCAAGCTGCCATGGCGGCAATCTTGAAGGCGGCGTAGGACCAAAGCTTAGTGACGTAGGATCCCGTCTATCTCAGGATGAAATTGAAAGTGTCATCGCAAACGGCCAAGGCTCAATGCCTCCAAAATTGCTTGAAGGCGACGATGCATCAGCAGTAGCTGAATGGCTGGCTAACAAGAAATAG
- a CDS encoding DUF6270 domain-containing protein encodes MDTKKNVSVLGSCATRDNFNSKFNENYKEFYECILTQNQTSIISLMSEKIGFSEEDLGDLEEYTKWNVRTDFNKEFLLLLKEKAPDYLIMDFFADIHFGCIQLEGNKFITNNRWMVWKTEYYKRLKATEDILTLNIQDHTEKYIELWKCSLDKLANFLKEELPDCKVIIHKARNVRKILTEDCAEFIDLSTSGKVKKENVEVLNSLWDQLDNYAINAHNWNFIELPESTTFEGHPWGPFYVHYTMDYYHQFLNQLHGIVIQDIVNDSDNELLRDIVHDWAKRNNENLLLDKNITLTLERLIFEEKRKNHKLKLEIEKLKKECNLNYQFKKTFKKVPFVTKFYRVINKGIK; translated from the coding sequence ATGGATACTAAAAAAAACGTATCAGTATTAGGAAGTTGTGCAACAAGAGATAATTTTAATTCAAAATTTAACGAAAATTATAAAGAATTTTATGAGTGTATACTAACCCAAAATCAAACTTCAATCATAAGTTTAATGTCTGAAAAGATAGGTTTTAGTGAAGAGGACTTAGGGGACTTAGAAGAATATACAAAATGGAATGTTAGAACAGACTTTAATAAAGAATTTTTACTGTTGCTAAAAGAAAAAGCTCCTGATTATCTGATAATGGATTTTTTCGCTGATATCCACTTTGGCTGCATTCAATTAGAAGGGAATAAATTCATTACCAATAATCGGTGGATGGTATGGAAAACCGAATATTATAAAAGGTTAAAGGCTACAGAGGATATATTAACTTTAAATATACAAGACCATACTGAAAAATATATAGAGCTATGGAAATGTTCATTGGATAAGCTTGCGAATTTTTTAAAGGAAGAATTACCTGATTGTAAAGTGATTATCCACAAAGCTAGAAATGTAAGAAAAATCCTGACAGAAGACTGTGCAGAATTTATCGATTTAAGTACTAGTGGAAAAGTTAAAAAGGAAAATGTAGAAGTGCTGAATTCTTTATGGGATCAGTTGGATAACTATGCTATCAATGCTCATAACTGGAATTTTATCGAACTGCCGGAAAGTACTACTTTCGAGGGCCATCCTTGGGGACCATTTTATGTCCATTATACAATGGATTATTATCATCAATTCTTAAACCAGCTTCATGGAATAGTAATTCAGGATATTGTGAATGATTCGGATAATGAATTATTACGTGATATTGTTCATGACTGGGCAAAAAGAAATAATGAAAACTTACTTTTAGATAAAAATATTACCTTAACATTAGAGCGATTAATATTTGAAGAGAAAAGAAAAAATCATAAATTAAAATTAGAAATTGAAAAATTAAAAAAAGAATGTAATTTAAATTACCAATTTAAGAAGACATTTAAGAAAGTCCCTTTTGTTACTAAATTTTATAGAGTAATAAACAAAGGTATTAAATAA
- a CDS encoding LTA synthase family protein, producing MAGLEKILKQKLSLPKTSGEVATRLLTFLFIFGVPLITLLASELIVREALEMPFLVWASEFTKRFAVNVIFLIALFNVFYILPRKFYMFASILVSGLLLFFAYANKLKLELRNSPVTPGDFSLLNELRGLEQPVEINIWLLSFLLLIVISVVVAIFFFLPKVKENWLMKISIFLLSMTFIFSFWTDYPISPMKETQFQNTWWRQELGTMRNGLFGNFVLLAKNSQITPPKNYSKEKIKNIVNEYKPSKVNSVENPNVIFIMSEAFTDPLHFGKEHFTEDPIPNFRKLYNESLHGMMYSPEFGGGTANVEFEALTGFSRQFLPDNSVAYQLYVKRPTPSVAYSFREAGYHATAIHSFYGWYYQRQSVYRYLGFDQFISGEFMNLDYSLGSGHGYPKDKHMTDSILSQIEKTKERDFIHAVTVEAHHPYKPIVDSKFLKKGTLPDSTRQYLNSYTEFLHSVDRELGRLVEELRKKDEPTILVYFGDHFPTFISNAQVYGQQGTGIANNILYDYEDYLNTHKLPYFIWHSKRNTPRELDLSPNQFSAISLELAGVKGNTVTAILDRMRAQNKTVIPYNLFQKQMGSQTNEMKDLRMLQYDLLHGKRYSKNVNAELDLKPSKEYFLGQYKNLKMISISNSSDSYRILVEGVPRYSRLIDSKNEEIESEWVGTKNGVSDFIINNKDIHPNEEYRFAIFDSMGNVLKATEPFKIE from the coding sequence TTGGCTGGGTTGGAGAAAATTTTGAAGCAGAAGCTGTCACTTCCCAAGACATCGGGGGAAGTAGCAACTCGTTTGCTCACCTTCTTATTTATATTTGGAGTCCCATTAATTACCCTTTTGGCTAGTGAGTTAATAGTCAGAGAAGCTTTAGAAATGCCATTTTTGGTTTGGGCTTCTGAGTTCACCAAACGTTTTGCGGTTAATGTCATTTTTTTAATAGCATTGTTTAATGTGTTTTATATTTTACCTCGGAAATTTTATATGTTTGCAAGTATATTGGTTAGCGGACTACTGTTATTTTTTGCATATGCAAATAAATTGAAACTAGAATTGCGAAATTCGCCTGTTACCCCTGGGGACTTTTCATTGTTAAACGAACTAAGAGGTTTAGAACAACCTGTTGAAATTAATATATGGCTATTGTCCTTTTTATTACTTATAGTTATTTCTGTAGTTGTCGCAATATTTTTTTTCTTGCCAAAAGTTAAAGAGAATTGGTTGATGAAAATTAGTATATTCCTTTTATCAATGACTTTTATATTTTCTTTTTGGACTGACTATCCAATTTCACCGATGAAAGAAACACAATTTCAAAATACTTGGTGGAGACAAGAACTTGGTACAATGCGAAATGGGTTATTCGGAAATTTTGTACTATTGGCGAAGAATTCCCAAATTACTCCACCAAAGAATTACTCAAAAGAAAAGATTAAAAACATTGTAAACGAATATAAGCCATCGAAGGTAAATTCAGTTGAAAATCCAAATGTAATCTTTATTATGAGCGAAGCATTTACAGACCCACTTCATTTCGGAAAGGAACATTTTACAGAAGATCCTATTCCGAATTTTCGAAAGCTATATAATGAATCACTGCATGGAATGATGTATTCACCAGAATTTGGCGGGGGTACAGCCAATGTGGAATTCGAAGCTTTAACAGGCTTTAGCAGACAGTTCCTGCCAGATAACAGCGTAGCATATCAATTGTATGTCAAACGACCAACACCCTCGGTAGCTTACTCGTTTAGAGAAGCGGGTTATCACGCTACGGCCATACATTCTTTCTATGGCTGGTATTATCAACGTCAGTCTGTTTATCGCTATCTTGGATTTGACCAATTTATTTCAGGTGAATTTATGAATCTGGATTATAGCCTTGGCTCTGGCCATGGATATCCAAAGGATAAACACATGACTGATTCCATTCTGTCTCAGATTGAGAAAACAAAAGAGAGAGATTTTATCCATGCCGTAACAGTAGAGGCCCATCATCCGTATAAACCAATAGTGGATTCTAAGTTTTTAAAAAAAGGGACTCTACCTGATTCAACAAGGCAATATTTGAACTCATATACGGAGTTTTTGCATAGTGTAGACAGAGAATTAGGCAGATTGGTTGAAGAGTTGCGCAAGAAAGATGAACCTACTATACTTGTATACTTTGGTGATCATTTTCCAACATTCATCTCCAATGCTCAGGTTTACGGACAACAAGGGACAGGTATTGCTAACAATATCCTTTATGATTATGAGGATTATTTGAATACTCATAAACTGCCCTATTTCATCTGGCATTCTAAGAGAAATACACCGAGAGAATTAGATTTATCTCCTAATCAGTTCAGTGCAATTTCCTTAGAACTCGCTGGAGTTAAAGGCAATACAGTTACAGCAATACTAGACAGGATGAGAGCGCAGAATAAGACTGTAATTCCATATAACCTTTTTCAAAAACAAATGGGTTCCCAAACAAATGAAATGAAAGACCTCCGTATGCTTCAGTATGATTTGTTACATGGTAAGCGATATAGCAAGAATGTAAATGCAGAACTGGATTTAAAGCCAAGTAAAGAGTATTTTCTTGGGCAATATAAAAACCTGAAGATGATTAGTATAAGTAACTCTTCGGATAGTTATCGTATTTTGGTTGAAGGTGTACCAAGATACTCGAGATTAATAGATAGTAAAAATGAAGAGATCGAATCAGAATGGGTAGGGACAAAAAATGGAGTATCTGATTTTATAATAAATAACAAAGATATTCACCCAAATGAGGAATACAGATTTGCTATTTTTGACTCAATGGGAAATGTATTGAAAGCCACCGAACCCTTTAAAATTGAGTGA
- the ftsE gene encoding cell division ATP-binding protein FtsE — protein MIDMQDVYKTYSNGIVAANGINVHIDAGEFLYVVGPSGAGKSTFIKMMYREVKPSKGSIIINGVNLAKLKDSKVPLLRRNIGVVFQDFKLLNTLTVYENVAFAMEVIEESPQYIKKRVMETLELVGLKHKARALPTELSGGEQQRVAIARSIVNAPKVVIADEPTGNLDPDTSWEIMNIFEEINLRGTTIVMATHNKEIVNTITHRVIAIENGRIARDEMKGDYGYES, from the coding sequence ATGATTGATATGCAGGATGTTTATAAAACATATTCCAACGGCATAGTCGCCGCAAATGGAATTAATGTTCATATAGATGCAGGTGAATTTTTATACGTGGTAGGGCCCAGCGGTGCTGGAAAATCTACTTTTATAAAAATGATGTACCGGGAAGTTAAGCCTTCTAAAGGTTCCATCATTATAAATGGTGTCAATCTAGCAAAGCTTAAGGACAGCAAGGTACCATTGCTCCGCAGGAATATCGGCGTCGTGTTCCAGGACTTCAAATTGCTGAACACTCTCACAGTCTATGAAAATGTGGCGTTTGCAATGGAAGTTATCGAGGAATCGCCGCAATATATCAAAAAGCGGGTAATGGAAACTCTTGAGCTTGTTGGACTTAAACATAAGGCCAGGGCGCTTCCTACTGAGCTTTCAGGCGGGGAACAGCAGCGTGTTGCCATCGCTCGTTCAATAGTGAACGCACCAAAGGTAGTCATTGCCGATGAGCCTACAGGAAACCTTGATCCCGATACTTCTTGGGAAATTATGAACATTTTTGAGGAAATTAACTTAAGGGGAACCACGATTGTCATGGCTACCCACAATAAAGAAATCGTCAATACAATTACACATCGCGTTATCGCGATTGAAAACGGCAGGATTGCCCGTGACGAAATGAAAGGTGATTACGGATATGAAAGCTAG
- the ftsX gene encoding permease-like cell division protein FtsX has product MKARTFRRHVRESFKSLGRNGWMTFASVSAVTVTLLLVGIFFVIMMNLNKVATTIEEDVEIRVHVDVAANDKDKKVLEQRINQISGIKNVTYSPKEKELESLIDSLGEEGEAFQLFEQDNPLNDVFVVKTKNPTDTMKVAKQIEKFEYVATVKYGQGKVEKLFSFIKISRNVGLVLIVGLLFTAMFLISNTIKITIMARKREIEIMRLVGATNGFIRWPFFLEGLWLGILGAVVPIGVVSAAYFYAYDFLNEKLKDHFIRLLEFNPFVYQLSAILIIMGAAIGIWGSLMSVRKFLKV; this is encoded by the coding sequence ATGAAAGCTAGAACATTCCGCCGCCACGTCCGCGAAAGCTTCAAGAGCTTAGGCCGAAACGGCTGGATGACGTTTGCATCCGTGAGTGCCGTAACGGTTACCTTGCTTTTGGTCGGTATCTTTTTCGTCATTATGATGAATTTAAATAAAGTCGCAACCACAATCGAGGAAGATGTAGAAATCCGAGTCCATGTGGATGTAGCAGCGAATGACAAAGATAAAAAGGTATTGGAACAGCGTATCAACCAGATCTCTGGTATCAAAAATGTTACCTATTCTCCTAAGGAAAAAGAACTTGAAAGCTTAATCGATAGTTTGGGAGAAGAAGGGGAAGCCTTTCAGCTGTTTGAACAAGACAACCCTTTGAACGATGTCTTCGTCGTAAAGACGAAAAATCCTACTGACACAATGAAAGTTGCCAAGCAGATTGAAAAATTTGAATATGTCGCTACTGTAAAGTATGGGCAAGGCAAGGTTGAAAAGTTATTCAGTTTTATCAAAATCAGCCGTAATGTCGGGCTTGTCCTGATTGTCGGACTTCTTTTTACAGCTATGTTCCTGATCTCGAATACGATTAAGATCACGATCATGGCGCGAAAACGAGAGATTGAAATCATGAGGCTAGTGGGTGCAACGAACGGATTCATCAGATGGCCATTCTTCCTTGAAGGACTCTGGCTCGGAATCCTCGGGGCAGTAGTGCCGATTGGGGTCGTGTCGGCAGCCTATTTCTACGCTTATGACTTCCTGAATGAGAAGCTAAAAGACCACTTTATAAGATTACTTGAATTCAACCCGTTTGTTTACCAGTTATCAGCCATCCTGATCATAATGGGAGCTGCCATTGGAATCTGGGGTAGTCTCATGTCCGTCCGCAAGTTCTTGAAAGTGTAA
- a CDS encoding murein hydrolase activator EnvC family protein — protein sequence MKKQILSLAVVSTLSLGSLLSPLSVNEASATSISEMQREKNELQNKRSGISSEINQKKSKIGELQTEQQDLNAQIKKLDLAVEDAGKKIEMKNAQIAQTTAEIEKLKVEIAELIKRIEKRNELLKDKARSFQENGGTVNYMDVLLGAQSFSDFVDRVNAVTTIVQADKDILEQHRMDKEELEKKQNEVETKLNSLQEMKKELEGLQAQLNSQIKEKNKLMSSLKHEEEQMHAEAVSLEEEGEILAAQEAALQQAIALEQKRQAQIAAEKARQAELARQRAAAAAKAKSSGGSSSASAPASEPVVSAPPSSGGMIIRPASGRISSGLGQRWGTFHAGIDIANSGGNVPIYAAADGVVIRSYYSSSYGNAIFVAHSINGQTWTTVYAHMSARMVGSGAVVSRGQRIGTMGNTGQSYGQHLHFELHKGSWNASKSNAVNPAAYW from the coding sequence GTGAAAAAGCAGATACTCTCACTAGCAGTAGTCAGTACTTTAAGCCTGGGTTCATTATTAAGCCCATTATCGGTAAATGAAGCATCAGCCACAAGCATTTCGGAGATGCAAAGAGAAAAGAATGAACTGCAAAATAAGCGTTCAGGCATCAGCTCTGAGATTAACCAGAAGAAATCTAAAATCGGTGAGCTGCAAACTGAGCAGCAGGATCTGAATGCTCAAATCAAAAAACTTGATTTAGCTGTTGAAGATGCAGGAAAGAAAATTGAAATGAAAAATGCGCAGATCGCACAAACTACTGCTGAAATTGAAAAATTAAAAGTAGAAATCGCAGAATTGATCAAGCGCATCGAAAAGCGTAATGAATTATTGAAGGATAAGGCACGTTCTTTCCAGGAAAATGGCGGGACGGTCAACTATATGGATGTTCTTCTTGGAGCGCAAAGCTTCAGCGATTTCGTTGACCGCGTAAATGCGGTAACAACAATCGTCCAGGCTGATAAGGATATTCTTGAACAGCATAGAATGGATAAAGAAGAGCTTGAGAAGAAGCAAAATGAAGTAGAAACCAAGCTTAATAGTCTTCAAGAAATGAAAAAAGAACTTGAGGGTTTACAGGCACAGCTTAATAGCCAGATTAAAGAAAAGAATAAGCTTATGAGTTCACTTAAACATGAAGAAGAACAGATGCATGCGGAAGCTGTTTCACTGGAGGAAGAAGGAGAAATCCTTGCAGCACAGGAAGCTGCACTGCAACAGGCAATTGCACTTGAGCAGAAGCGCCAGGCACAAATTGCAGCCGAAAAAGCCAGACAAGCTGAACTTGCAAGACAAAGAGCAGCAGCGGCGGCTAAGGCTAAAAGCAGTGGCGGAAGCAGTTCAGCCTCAGCACCAGCTTCAGAACCAGTTGTATCAGCACCACCTTCTTCAGGTGGAATGATTATTAGGCCTGCAAGCGGACGCATCTCTTCCGGCCTTGGACAGCGCTGGGGAACATTCCATGCTGGAATCGATATTGCTAACAGTGGCGGAAATGTTCCGATTTATGCAGCAGCAGACGGAGTCGTCATCCGTTCTTACTACTCTTCTAGCTACGGAAATGCAATTTTTGTTGCTCACTCAATCAACGGGCAAACTTGGACAACGGTTTACGCACATATGAGTGCCCGAATGGTTGGCAGTGGTGCAGTCGTTTCCAGAGGCCAGAGAATCGGCACAATGGGTAACACTGGACAATCTTATGGCCAGCACTTGCACTTCGAGCTTCACAAAGGTTCTTGGAATGCATCAAAATCAAATGCTGTAAATCCAGCTGCATACTGGTAA
- a CDS encoding S41 family peptidase: MERKWIAILMAGSLLTGAGSTYAGMQWYESKAGVLEHQIVPAQEIKKSQSGKQGSLDKVEQAYSLIFNSYVEKVEGDKLVEGAIQGMLSTLEDPYSVYMDKETAKQFNDTLESSFEGIGAEVSSVDGRIVIVSPFKNSPAEKAGLKPNDQILKVDGESIEGLDLYEATLKIRGKKGTPVVLEIERKGLKDPLQVKVVRDEIPQITVHADMKKVNGEKIGYLEITSFSEETSKEFKKELKAFEKEGMDALLIDVRGNPGGLLSSVEEILREIIPKSKPLYQIEERSGDKTRYFSDLDQAKDYPIAVLTDDGSASASEILAGAMKEAGDYPVIGEKTFGKGTVQQAVPMGDGSNIKLTLFKWLTPDGNWIHKKGIEPTVEVNQPALYDTHPIQAENPLKLDMNNEQVKNAQEILDGLGFEPGRTDGYFSDKTEIAVKAFQRKNGMDVTGIIDGKTASALENAAREAMKQEENDLQLQTALRLLAK; this comes from the coding sequence ATGGAACGCAAGTGGATTGCCATTTTGATGGCGGGCTCGCTGCTTACTGGAGCGGGGAGTACATACGCTGGTATGCAATGGTATGAGAGCAAAGCGGGGGTGCTGGAGCATCAGATTGTGCCTGCACAGGAAATTAAGAAGTCCCAATCTGGCAAGCAGGGCAGCCTCGACAAAGTCGAACAGGCCTACAGTTTGATTTTTAACAGTTATGTTGAAAAAGTAGAGGGGGATAAGCTGGTCGAGGGTGCAATCCAGGGGATGCTGTCGACTCTGGAGGATCCTTATTCCGTTTATATGGACAAGGAGACGGCGAAACAATTCAATGACACGCTGGAGTCGTCCTTCGAAGGAATTGGTGCTGAGGTCAGTTCGGTCGATGGCAGAATCGTGATTGTTTCGCCTTTTAAAAATTCCCCTGCGGAAAAAGCAGGTTTGAAGCCGAACGACCAAATTTTAAAGGTCGATGGCGAAAGTATCGAAGGACTGGATCTGTATGAGGCGACACTGAAAATCAGAGGCAAGAAGGGGACGCCTGTTGTCCTCGAGATTGAGCGGAAAGGTTTAAAGGATCCGCTTCAAGTCAAAGTAGTTCGTGATGAAATTCCGCAGATTACCGTCCATGCTGATATGAAAAAGGTAAATGGTGAAAAAATTGGTTACCTTGAGATTACTTCTTTTTCTGAGGAAACATCAAAGGAGTTCAAAAAGGAGCTTAAAGCTTTTGAAAAAGAAGGTATGGATGCCCTGTTGATTGATGTGCGCGGAAATCCTGGCGGGCTGCTTTCCAGCGTGGAGGAAATTTTACGGGAGATTATTCCTAAAAGTAAACCGCTCTATCAAATCGAAGAACGCAGCGGCGATAAGACACGTTATTTTTCCGATCTCGATCAGGCAAAAGACTACCCAATTGCCGTGTTGACTGATGATGGCAGTGCATCCGCATCTGAAATATTGGCAGGAGCCATGAAGGAGGCCGGCGACTATCCGGTCATTGGCGAGAAAACCTTCGGCAAGGGGACTGTCCAGCAGGCTGTACCGATGGGAGATGGCAGCAACATTAAGCTGACACTGTTCAAGTGGCTGACACCTGACGGCAATTGGATCCATAAAAAAGGCATCGAGCCGACCGTAGAAGTCAACCAGCCTGCGCTGTACGATACCCATCCTATTCAGGCTGAGAACCCGCTCAAGCTGGACATGAATAACGAGCAGGTGAAGAATGCCCAGGAAATTCTTGACGGCCTCGGATTTGAGCCTGGCCGTACAGACGGCTACTTCAGCGATAAAACGGAGATTGCTGTCAAAGCATTCCAGCGGAAAAATGGCATGGATGTAACGGGTATAATTGACGGCAAGACAGCATCCGCACTGGAGAATGCCGCCAGGGAAGCGATGAAGCAGGAAGAAAATGATTTGCAGCTGCAGACCGCATTGAGACTGCTGGCAAAGTAG
- a CDS encoding PDZ domain-containing protein, producing MAQDWFIELLKGTGRLLLHPVFYYSFFIAAVLGVSRVKRERKNFTVRSKDAYFELRQLYPLGLLIGLVVSIITIAAGITIPFAAIILVATATILLSFTTRVRLLAPAYTVGVAFFALIFLSGKEYKLPLIGDLFSSLDEKIYPSIAILLALLTIGEGFLILKNGKKGTSPKLVKSKRGQMVGVHEVKRLWMVPAFMLVPGSVLTLPFDWWPVFTLGDNTYSLILVPFAIGMHQQIQGMLPKDAIQQQGSRVIGLGILITLIAAAGYWYPIAAIAAVSAAIIGREALTFTQRMHEEGRPFYFSKKNHGVMILGVLPESPAEKMALEVGELVTKVNGTNVNDEKTFYEALSRNRAHCKLEVLDTNGQIRFVQRALYEGDHHELGILFVQDEKKWDSAVV from the coding sequence TTGGCACAGGATTGGTTCATTGAACTTTTGAAAGGGACGGGCAGGCTTCTGCTTCACCCTGTGTTCTATTATTCTTTCTTTATAGCAGCAGTCCTTGGGGTATCGCGCGTGAAACGGGAGCGGAAAAATTTCACGGTCCGGTCGAAGGATGCATATTTTGAGCTCAGGCAGCTGTATCCTCTGGGACTGCTGATCGGGCTGGTGGTTTCCATCATCACCATTGCAGCAGGGATCACGATTCCATTCGCGGCAATTATTTTAGTTGCAACTGCAACCATATTATTGAGCTTTACAACCAGAGTCAGGCTTCTGGCTCCTGCCTATACTGTTGGCGTTGCTTTTTTTGCTTTAATTTTTCTATCAGGTAAGGAATACAAACTCCCGTTAATCGGTGACCTTTTTTCGAGCCTTGATGAAAAAATCTATCCCTCCATCGCGATTTTGTTGGCGTTACTGACAATTGGCGAAGGGTTCCTTATTTTGAAAAATGGCAAAAAGGGGACTTCCCCTAAATTGGTCAAGAGCAAGCGCGGCCAGATGGTTGGTGTCCATGAGGTGAAACGCTTGTGGATGGTACCGGCATTTATGCTTGTTCCGGGCAGTGTGCTTACACTTCCGTTCGACTGGTGGCCGGTGTTCACACTTGGCGACAATACATATTCATTGATTCTTGTTCCATTTGCAATCGGCATGCATCAGCAAATCCAGGGCATGCTGCCGAAGGATGCTATCCAGCAGCAGGGGAGCCGGGTAATTGGCCTTGGTATACTGATCACTTTGATTGCTGCAGCGGGTTACTGGTACCCCATCGCAGCCATCGCAGCCGTGTCAGCTGCCATAATCGGCCGCGAAGCCCTGACCTTTACTCAACGAATGCACGAAGAGGGCAGGCCGTTTTATTTTTCGAAAAAGAATCATGGGGTGATGATTCTTGGTGTCCTGCCAGAATCGCCGGCAGAGAAGATGGCTCTTGAAGTCGGGGAGCTTGTGACAAAGGTCAATGGCACGAACGTCAATGACGAAAAGACATTCTATGAGGCTCTGTCGCGCAACAGGGCACATTGCAAGCTTGAAGTGCTTGATACAAACGGTCAAATCCGCTTCGTCCAGAGAGCGTTATATGAAGGGGATCACCACGAGTTGGGCATCCTTTTTGTCCAGGACGAGAAGAAGTGGGACAGTGCAGTGGTTTAA
- a CDS encoding Ger(x)C family spore germination protein gives MRKKGNKILIVILVLILSGCAEQKTLERMGLLTTVGYDLTEDRQILATMVLLQIDPEAPKSSVILSAKSATSKGARNEADLKSPKKLQSGQLRVALFSEEVVRAGLINLADTLARDPSISDLTYLAVVEGRANDLLNQNNEQFSDISQLIYKELDQNIKGEKIPSSTLQEVLHDYYAPGIDPIAPTLKGEKGIVKITGMALLKNEKMVGKISAKEAFYLKLVNDRYDAGAIELEIPKEDFDLRETHEQPDNLAVVLDTIESRSDIKLINKDNLQFELKVKMETRLLEINQALDLKNPVYLKQLETKLDEKITSEIENLITKARELGADPFGFGEIYRKSVRGTNLTTEKWHSMYPESKVDVKIDFEIMRTGVVE, from the coding sequence ATGCGCAAAAAGGGGAATAAAATCCTGATTGTCATACTTGTGTTAATCCTCTCTGGCTGTGCAGAACAGAAAACACTGGAGCGGATGGGTTTGCTTACAACAGTAGGCTATGATCTCACAGAGGATAGGCAGATTCTGGCGACAATGGTACTGCTCCAAATCGACCCGGAGGCTCCCAAAAGTTCTGTTATCCTGTCCGCAAAGTCAGCAACCAGTAAAGGAGCCAGAAATGAGGCAGATTTAAAAAGCCCTAAAAAGCTGCAGTCGGGGCAGCTGCGGGTTGCGCTTTTCAGTGAGGAAGTTGTCCGAGCCGGCCTCATCAATCTGGCAGATACGCTCGCACGTGACCCCTCTATAAGTGATCTCACCTATCTTGCCGTGGTAGAGGGAAGGGCAAATGATCTCCTTAACCAAAATAACGAACAATTTTCCGATATAAGCCAGCTCATATATAAGGAACTGGATCAAAACATAAAGGGTGAAAAAATCCCGTCTTCCACCCTTCAGGAAGTATTGCATGATTACTACGCACCAGGTATTGATCCAATCGCGCCCACTTTAAAAGGTGAAAAAGGCATTGTAAAAATAACTGGAATGGCCCTGTTAAAAAATGAAAAGATGGTCGGTAAAATCAGTGCAAAAGAGGCTTTTTATTTAAAGCTTGTCAACGACCGATACGACGCCGGAGCGATTGAACTTGAAATTCCTAAAGAAGATTTTGACCTTCGAGAGACTCATGAACAGCCAGACAATCTGGCAGTCGTTCTTGACACAATCGAGAGCAGAAGCGACATTAAACTGATTAACAAAGATAACCTGCAGTTCGAGCTGAAAGTCAAAATGGAAACAAGGCTTCTCGAAATCAACCAGGCGCTGGATTTAAAAAACCCCGTATACCTTAAGCAACTAGAAACGAAGCTTGACGAAAAAATCACATCCGAAATTGAAAATCTCATTACAAAAGCACGGGAGTTGGGGGCAGATCCATTCGGATTTGGAGAAATTTATCGAAAGAGTGTCAGGGGGACTAACTTAACAACTGAGAAATGGCATAGCATGTACCCAGAAAGCAAAGTCGATGTGAAGATTGATTTTGAAATTATGAGAACAGGTGTGGTCGAATAA